The following DNA comes from Caulobacter sp. X.
CTGAAGCTCCAGATCGCCGGCCTGCCATTCGAGGCCGACCGCCAGGTGGTGCGCGGCGACGTCGCCGCCGCCAAGTTCGCGGTCTTCCACCTGAAGGGCGACCTGCTGCAGGCCGTCGAAGCGGTCAATGCGCCGCCGGAGTTCATGGCCGGCAAGCAAATGATCGCCAAACGCACGCCGGTGAACGCCGAAAAGCTCGCCGACACCACGGTGTCCATGAAAGAGGTGGCGGCCTAAGGTCGCTCAAGGGGAATAGGGAGCCACATGGCCAAGATCACTTATATCGAACACGACGGGACCGAGCACGCCCTGGACGTCAAGCCGGGCCTGACGGTCATGGAAGGCGCCGTAAAGAACAACGTGCCGGGCATCGACGCCGACTGCGGCGGCGCCTGCGCCTGCGCGACCTGCCACGTCTATGTCGACGAAGCCTGGCTGGCCAAGACCGGCGACAAGTCGGCCATGGAAGAGTCG
Coding sequences within:
- a CDS encoding 2Fe-2S iron-sulfur cluster-binding protein, yielding MAKITYIEHDGTEHALDVKPGLTVMEGAVKNNVPGIDADCGGACACATCHVYVDEAWLAKTGDKSAMEESMLDFAENVEPNSRLSCQIKVTDALDGLVVRLPESQH